The proteins below are encoded in one region of Pongo pygmaeus isolate AG05252 chromosome 20, NHGRI_mPonPyg2-v2.0_pri, whole genome shotgun sequence:
- the RPL13A gene encoding large ribosomal subunit protein uL13 gives MAEVQVLVLDGRGHLLGRLAAIVAKQVLLGRKVVVVRCEGINISGNFYRNKLKYLAFLRKRMNTNPSRGPYHFRAPSRIFWRTVRGMLPHKTKRGQAALDRLKVFDGIPPPYDKKKRMVVPAALKVVRLKPTRKFAYLGRLAHEVGWKYQAVTATLEEKRKEKAKIHYRKKKQLMRLRKQAEKNVEKKIDKYTEVLKTHGLLV, from the exons GTCCTGGTGCTTGATGGTCGAGGCCATCTCCTGGGCCGCCTGGCGGCCATCGTGGCTAAACAGGTACTGCTGG GCCGGAAGGTGGTGGTTGTACGCTGCGAAGGCATCAACATTTCTGGCAATTTCTACAGAAACAAGT TGAAGTACCTGGCTTTCCTCCGCAAGCGGATGAACACCAACCCTTCCCGAGGCCCCTACCACTTCCGGGCCCCCAGCCGCATCTTCTGGCGGACCGTGCGAG GTATGCTGCCCCACAAGACCAAGCGAGGCCAGGCCGCTCTGGACCGTCTCAAGGTGTTTGACGGCATCCCACCGCCCTATGACAAG AAAAAGCGGATGGTGGTTCCTGCTGCCCTCAAGGTTGTGCGTCTGAAGCCTACAAGAAAG ttTGCCTATCTGGGGCGCCTGGCTCATGAGGTTGGCTGGAAGTACCAGGCAGTGACAGCCAccctggaggagaagaggaaagagaaagccaAGATCCACTACCGGAAGAAGAAACAGCTCATG AGGCTACGGAAACAGGCCGAGAAGAACGTGGAgaagaaaattgacaaatataCAGAGGTCCTCAAGACCCACGGACTCCTGGTCTGA